The window ATGAATCCGACCGACGGCGCGAGGTTCAGCGTCTTCACCACATAGGTCGGCATGTAGACGATCAGATAGTTGACCGCGGTCGACACCGCGAGCGCACCGATCGCCAGCATCGTGGCGAGCTTCTGCCGCGCGAACACTTCCCGCACCGGCGAGTCCTGCTTCCCGGCCGCCGGCGGCGGCGTCGCATCGTCGACATGGTTGCGGATGTAGATGCCGACCGGGCCGATCAGCACGCCGAACAGGAACGGCAGCCGCCAGCCCCAGGATTGCAGGTCGTCGGGACTCATCAGCGAGGTCAGCAGCGCACCGAAGCCGGCGCCCAGCAGGCCGCTGACGCCCTGGCTCGCGAACTGCCAGCTCGCCACGAAACCGCGGCGCTCCGGCATGTGCTCGACCAGGAACGCGGTCGAGGAGCCGAACTCGCCGCCGGCCGAGAAGCCCTGCACCAGCCGCGCCAGCATCACCGCGATCGGCGCCAGGATGCCGATCGTCTGATAGGTCGGCATCAAGGCCAGCACCAGCGTGCCCAACGTCATCAGCACGATCGACAGCATCAGCGAGGCCTTGCGGCCGTGACGGTCGGCATAGGCGCCGAGCACGATGCCGCCGATCGGGCGGATCAGGAACGACAGCCCGAAGCTGCCGAAGGTCAGCAGCAGTGAGGTGGTCGGATCATTGGCCGGAAAGAACGCCTTGGAGAGATAGACCGCGAAATAGGCGTAGACCGAGATGTCGTACCATTCGAGCGCATTGCCGACCGAGGTTGCGACGATCAGGCGGGTGATGTTTTTCTTGTCGACAACGTCGGCTTCGGAGGTGAGCGGCGTCGATAGGGTCATCACATGTCCTTGGCCGTGTCAGGCACTAATCTCTCGACGCGTCATGGCCGGGCTTGTCCCGGCCATCCACGTCTTTGTTGCGGAAATAAAGGCGTGGATGCCCGGCACAAGCCCGGGCATGACGACTTGGGACGTGTCTTACGCCTTGCGCGATGCCTCGCCGAGATCCCAGAACAGGCCGGCCATGATGATCAGCGCCTCCTCGGTCACCGGCAGCAGGATGTGCTCGTCGGGCGCATGCTGCGAGCAGCCCGGGTAGGAATGCGGCACCCAGATCGTCGGCAGGCCGAGGCCCTCGGAGAACACATCGTTCGGCAGCGAGCCGCCGAAGTTCGGCAGCACCGCCGGCGCCTTGCCGGTGGTGGTGCGGATCGAATTCGCCGCCCACTCGATCCACGGGCTGTCCATGTCGGTGCGCGAGGCGCCAAAACGCTGCGCGCCGGAGACCTCGACCATCGGAAAGCCGTTCTTGTGCAGATAATCGCGCACCCCATCGATCACTTCGAGATACTTCGTGCCCACGACGAAGCGGAGCTGCAGCACCGCGCTCGCCTTGCCCGGAATTGCATTGGCGGGTTTGTCGATATTGCCTGACGACATCGCCAGCACCTCCAGCGTGTTCCAGGCGTAGAGCCGCTCGGCCGCGGTCAGGCCCTCCTCGCCCCAATCTTCCGCCAGCGCCGGCTCGTCCGCCGTCGGCTTGATCTCGACGTCGGCGAGCGCGGCGCGAACGCGGTTCGAGATCGGCGGCGGTTTCAGGATATCGAGCTTCATGCGGCCCTTGCCGTCGCCCAGGCTCGCGATCGCGTTGACTAGAATCGTCGCCGGATTGGCCAGCACGCCGCCCCAATTGCCGGAATGGTTGCCACCCTCGCGCAGATTGA of the Bradyrhizobium quebecense genome contains:
- a CDS encoding MFS transporter, which translates into the protein MTLSTPLTSEADVVDKKNITRLIVATSVGNALEWYDISVYAYFAVYLSKAFFPANDPTTSLLLTFGSFGLSFLIRPIGGIVLGAYADRHGRKASLMLSIVLMTLGTLVLALMPTYQTIGILAPIAVMLARLVQGFSAGGEFGSSTAFLVEHMPERRGFVASWQFASQGVSGLLGAGFGALLTSLMSPDDLQSWGWRLPFLFGVLIGPVGIYIRNHVDDATPPPAAGKQDSPVREVFARQKLATMLAIGALAVSTAVNYLIVYMPTYVVKTLNLAPSVGFIAAFAAQTAVALLAPIAGLVSDKIGRTTHMILFALLLLVSIFPAFLLLTGRPTPTIILIGVLWLGVLKSLYYGPLAALMSELFPAATRATGLGLSYNIGVTLFGGMGPAIMTWMGGFAPIGELAPGYYLTGVCLLSLWALFTIRRLRLA
- a CDS encoding M20 family metallopeptidase — translated: MATRADAIANVREHFQSGQFLQELDRRVGYQTESLNADKADALRAYLVENLQPAFAELDFKTRLIESPTGRGPYLIADYQEDAARPTVLTYGHGDVVDGMVGEWRDGLNPWQTTVKGDRVYGRGTADNKGQHSINMAALRAVKQARGGKLGFNAKFIIETGEEIGSPDLSEVCEAHREELKADLFIASDGPRLSAERPTIFLGCRGGNRIHLDVNLREGGNHSGNWGGVLANPATILVNAIASLGDGKGRMKLDILKPPPISNRVRAALADVEIKPTADEPALAEDWGEEGLTAAERLYAWNTLEVLAMSSGNIDKPANAIPGKASAVLQLRFVVGTKYLEVIDGVRDYLHKNGFPMVEVSGAQRFGASRTDMDSPWIEWAANSIRTTTGKAPAVLPNFGGSLPNDVFSEGLGLPTIWVPHSYPGCSQHAPDEHILLPVTEEALIIMAGLFWDLGEASRKA